From Gimesia panareensis, the proteins below share one genomic window:
- a CDS encoding PKD domain-containing protein, which translates to MLKSSLHALVCVLLIALCCSLSALPARADENKPALDPIVRVVDLNVGETTTVTLSNGEQVKVKLCDLKETRDPIRNAVRSAIVTVEVDGETIELESGMYNLPQSIGKVQVDCSITSGYNSNGTPSFWGLDKDARLRFWPNGSPLLKPGSFIYPVEQRWFATRTWYDNEPVDGGTKILPKIYYHSGLDIGGAEKLTRVIAATDAIVVSSGTDVLDGHKQDTPIAQRYDVVYLLDARGWYYRYSHLHKINDSIRPGRLIKQGEEIGILGKRGASGGWSHLHFEIKSRQPSGKWGTQAGYAFIWEAYRNQYDPKLVANTRRKHMVLPGDRVILSGLQSYSVNYSIVDFEWIFSDGTTTRGPAIERKYDSPGIYCETLKVTDVEGNVDYDFAEVQVLDPNHPEEYVPRLHASYWPSLKNKVGDPITFKVRSFGNTYGKEVWDFGDGSPTVSVKSDGNVKPLNEDGYAITQHTYQKPGDYLVKVERSREDGVKAETRLHVRVEP; encoded by the coding sequence ATGCTGAAATCTTCCCTGCACGCCCTGGTTTGTGTTCTGCTCATCGCACTTTGTTGCAGCCTGTCCGCATTACCGGCTCGCGCGGATGAAAACAAGCCGGCCCTGGATCCGATCGTGCGGGTTGTTGATCTGAATGTGGGTGAAACGACGACCGTCACGCTCAGCAATGGGGAACAGGTCAAAGTCAAACTCTGTGACCTCAAGGAGACCCGCGATCCGATTCGCAACGCCGTTCGAAGTGCGATCGTCACAGTGGAAGTGGACGGCGAAACGATCGAGCTGGAATCGGGGATGTACAATCTGCCGCAGTCGATTGGCAAAGTACAGGTCGACTGCTCGATTACCAGTGGTTACAACTCCAACGGCACACCATCCTTCTGGGGACTCGACAAGGATGCCCGCCTCCGCTTCTGGCCGAACGGTTCGCCGCTGCTCAAGCCGGGCTCGTTCATTTACCCGGTCGAACAGCGCTGGTTTGCCACTCGCACCTGGTATGATAATGAGCCGGTAGACGGGGGCACTAAGATCCTGCCGAAGATTTACTATCACAGCGGGCTGGACATCGGCGGTGCCGAGAAACTGACGCGGGTCATTGCGGCCACCGATGCGATTGTCGTCTCTTCTGGAACGGATGTGCTGGACGGCCACAAACAAGATACGCCGATCGCACAGCGGTATGACGTCGTCTATCTGCTGGATGCCCGGGGCTGGTATTACCGTTACAGCCACCTGCACAAAATCAACGATTCGATCCGCCCGGGACGACTGATCAAACAGGGCGAAGAGATCGGCATCCTCGGAAAGAGAGGGGCCAGTGGCGGCTGGTCGCATCTGCACTTTGAAATTAAGAGCCGCCAGCCATCGGGCAAATGGGGCACGCAGGCGGGTTATGCGTTTATCTGGGAAGCGTATCGTAATCAATACGATCCCAAACTGGTCGCGAATACACGCCGCAAACACATGGTCCTGCCAGGTGACAGGGTCATCCTGAGCGGATTACAGTCCTACAGTGTTAATTACAGCATCGTTGATTTCGAATGGATCTTCAGTGACGGCACGACGACCCGGGGCCCGGCGATAGAACGCAAATATGACTCTCCCGGTATCTATTGTGAAACGCTTAAAGTCACCGACGTAGAGGGCAACGTCGACTATGATTTCGCGGAAGTTCAGGTACTGGATCCGAACCACCCGGAAGAATATGTGCCCCGCCTGCATGCAAGCTACTGGCCTTCGCTCAAGAACAAAGTCGGCGATCCGATCACTTTCAAAGTCCGTTCGTTCGGAAATACGTACGGAAAGGAAGTCTGGGACTTTGGTGACGGCAGCCCGACTGTCAGTGTGAAATCGGACGGCAACGTGAAGCCGCTGAATGAAGACGGTTACGCGATCACGCAACATACCTATCAGAAACCGGGCGATTACCTGGTGAAGGTCGAACGCAGCCGCGAAGACGGCGTGAAAGCAGAGACGCGACTGCATGTGCGGGTGGAACCGTAA
- a CDS encoding glycerophosphodiester phosphodiesterase, with protein sequence MSATSPLAAVEIVGHRGASHDAPENTLSSVNLAWERNSDAVEIDIYLTRDGKIVAFHDKTTKRIGGRDQKVGDQTLAELQTLDVGAWKNAQYRNERIPTLPQILQTIPAGKRLFIEIKCGPEVLPQLKADLAASGKTADQTALIGFDYDTMRKAKELLPDLKAYWVFMVKQNKVTRKFEHNADYYIQKAKEANFDGLDVGYNGFLTADFIQKSAAAGLPVFVWTINDVKDAKKLVEMGITGITTDRPGLMMETFKQAE encoded by the coding sequence GTGTCAGCCACTTCCCCCCTTGCTGCCGTTGAAATTGTAGGCCATCGCGGTGCCTCGCACGATGCCCCGGAGAACACACTCTCCTCCGTGAACCTGGCATGGGAGCGCAACTCGGATGCCGTCGAGATCGATATCTACCTTACCAGAGATGGCAAGATCGTCGCCTTTCACGATAAGACCACCAAACGGATCGGCGGCCGCGATCAGAAGGTCGGAGACCAGACGCTGGCCGAACTCCAGACACTGGACGTGGGTGCCTGGAAGAATGCCCAATACCGCAACGAGCGGATTCCAACCCTCCCGCAGATTCTCCAGACCATCCCCGCAGGCAAGCGACTGTTTATCGAAATCAAATGCGGCCCCGAAGTCCTGCCGCAACTCAAAGCTGATCTCGCCGCGTCCGGCAAAACGGCTGACCAGACCGCGCTCATCGGTTTCGACTATGATACGATGCGCAAGGCGAAGGAATTACTCCCCGACCTGAAAGCCTATTGGGTTTTCATGGTCAAACAGAATAAAGTGACCCGGAAGTTTGAGCACAACGCGGACTACTACATCCAGAAAGCGAAAGAGGCCAACTTCGATGGCCTGGATGTCGGCTATAACGGCTTCCTGACCGCCGATTTTATTCAGAAATCGGCAGCCGCCGGCCTGCCGGTCTTTGTCTGGACGATCAACGACGTGAAAGATGCCAAAAAGCTGGTAGAAATGGGAATTACCGGCATCACCACCGATCGTCCCGGCCTGATGATGGAAACATTCAAACAGGCCGAATAG
- a CDS encoding PDZ domain-containing protein, with amino-acid sequence MKSRLAAIIAGALALSLLLPDAPAFSKEQEKAELPQQAVDYILDLQSDDFQARQKATQELPKFGEQVVEPLLKVTQGDSLEAAVRAILVIEQVYVLGKAGSAGPAEDALEKLTHAKNPSVALRAEEAIDRHADIREKRAVREIRKMGGTVKLWTPEEIAKTAQGNTVEPGQVRYVALGSKWKGGENGLRFIKRVRKFPVLYLIKGHPIPELAMEDLMKALPATQFQTRDSDAMLGITHMAGIRDRGGCLVGDVSDGLAAQKAGIRSGDFILQFGGKPVENFDTLVGLIGEKSAGDVVEVVLLRDGQIKTLPVTLSSWLDR; translated from the coding sequence ATGAAATCACGACTCGCAGCCATCATCGCCGGTGCACTGGCCCTGTCACTGCTTCTGCCTGACGCGCCTGCGTTCTCGAAAGAACAAGAGAAAGCGGAGCTGCCGCAACAGGCGGTCGACTACATCCTCGATCTGCAGAGCGACGACTTTCAGGCCCGTCAGAAAGCAACACAGGAGCTGCCCAAGTTCGGAGAGCAGGTGGTCGAACCTCTGCTGAAAGTGACCCAGGGGGATAGCCTCGAAGCGGCCGTCCGCGCGATCCTCGTCATTGAACAGGTCTACGTGCTGGGCAAAGCCGGCTCGGCCGGCCCCGCAGAAGACGCGCTGGAAAAACTGACGCATGCGAAAAACCCCTCGGTGGCGCTTCGTGCCGAAGAGGCCATCGATCGTCACGCCGACATCCGCGAAAAACGGGCGGTCCGCGAAATCAGAAAGATGGGCGGAACTGTGAAACTCTGGACGCCTGAAGAGATCGCCAAGACGGCCCAGGGCAATACTGTGGAACCGGGGCAGGTGCGTTACGTGGCCCTGGGTTCCAAGTGGAAGGGGGGCGAAAACGGGCTCAGATTCATCAAACGGGTTCGTAAGTTTCCGGTCCTGTATCTGATCAAGGGCCATCCCATTCCCGAACTGGCAATGGAAGATCTCATGAAAGCCCTGCCCGCGACCCAGTTCCAGACCCGCGACAGTGATGCCATGCTGGGCATTACGCACATGGCCGGAATCAGAGACCGGGGAGGCTGTCTGGTCGGTGATGTGTCTGACGGGCTGGCGGCCCAGAAAGCGGGTATCCGCTCCGGCGACTTCATTCTCCAGTTCGGCGGAAAGCCGGTTGAGAACTTTGACACCCTGGTCGGGCTGATCGGCGAGAAATCCGCAGGCGATGTGGTCGAAGTCGTGCTGTTGCGCGACGGGCAGATCAAGACACTTCCCGTCACACTCAGCAGCTGGCTTGACCGCTAA
- a CDS encoding neutral/alkaline non-lysosomal ceramidase N-terminal domain-containing protein has translation MVSRFCALLLFVPATLVLCLSVTEVHAEETGLRAGAAQVDITPPTGVSLDGVISKNGPVTGVHDRIYSRALVLDDGNTRVAICVNDLCMVERSYFDRVKKIVSEKTGLPVNRMLMTSTHTHAAPRVPYGRASEQDDAYYESLIQKMATAIITAEQNLAPAQIAWGSFDAGRYAACRRFLAEKGSVSLNPFGVAGEQIKSVAGRSKQIIQPAAPIDPQCSILSVQHADGTPLAVLGNMSIHYCGGYRKGEISADYFGAYANYLAEKLASTGSHPPFVGMLSNGTSGNVGAVMKQDKKKYPPFAWIDESGKQFAEQTVKVLQKLKYQRNVPVEMVEREIELEIRKPDAERLAWAREILANPKQKTVHPWSKIYATEAVELDQYPATEKIKLQAIRIGDLGIAGLPCETFTETGLAIKAGSPFSATFSMELANGSSGYLPTPKQHALGGYETWPARSSYLEIDAETKIRQTALELLRQLHD, from the coding sequence ATGGTCTCGCGTTTCTGTGCTCTGCTGTTGTTTGTTCCCGCCACCCTGGTACTGTGCCTCAGTGTGACTGAAGTCCACGCGGAAGAGACCGGCCTCCGGGCTGGTGCCGCGCAGGTTGATATCACCCCTCCGACCGGTGTCTCACTGGACGGCGTCATTTCCAAGAACGGCCCGGTCACGGGAGTCCACGACCGGATCTATTCGCGTGCCCTGGTACTCGATGATGGAAACACACGAGTCGCCATCTGCGTGAACGACCTGTGCATGGTCGAGCGGAGCTACTTCGACCGAGTCAAGAAAATCGTCTCTGAGAAAACCGGTCTCCCCGTGAACCGGATGCTGATGACCAGCACGCACACGCATGCAGCGCCCCGCGTCCCCTACGGTCGCGCAAGTGAGCAGGACGACGCCTACTATGAATCGCTGATCCAGAAGATGGCGACAGCGATCATCACCGCTGAGCAGAACCTGGCTCCCGCCCAGATTGCCTGGGGCTCTTTCGATGCGGGACGCTATGCCGCGTGCCGACGTTTTCTGGCGGAGAAAGGGAGCGTATCACTGAATCCGTTCGGCGTGGCAGGCGAGCAAATCAAATCAGTAGCTGGTCGCAGTAAGCAGATCATTCAACCAGCCGCCCCCATCGACCCCCAGTGTTCCATTCTTTCGGTACAACACGCGGACGGTACTCCCCTGGCGGTGCTGGGCAACATGAGCATTCATTACTGCGGCGGTTACAGGAAGGGCGAGATCAGCGCGGATTACTTCGGCGCGTATGCGAATTACCTCGCGGAAAAACTGGCATCGACCGGTTCGCATCCTCCTTTTGTGGGCATGCTCTCGAACGGGACCAGCGGGAATGTCGGTGCAGTGATGAAGCAGGACAAAAAGAAATACCCGCCTTTCGCCTGGATTGATGAATCGGGAAAACAGTTCGCCGAACAGACAGTCAAGGTGTTACAGAAGTTGAAATACCAGCGCAACGTTCCCGTGGAGATGGTCGAACGAGAAATCGAACTGGAGATCCGCAAGCCGGATGCGGAGCGACTGGCCTGGGCACGTGAAATCCTGGCGAATCCGAAACAGAAAACCGTGCATCCCTGGTCGAAAATTTACGCCACGGAAGCAGTCGAACTGGATCAATACCCCGCGACGGAAAAGATCAAACTTCAGGCGATCCGCATTGGTGATCTGGGCATCGCCGGGCTTCCCTGCGAAACATTCACGGAGACCGGTCTGGCGATCAAAGCCGGCAGCCCGTTTTCAGCGACGTTCTCCATGGAACTGGCCAACGGTTCGAGCGGCTATCTGCCCACACCCAAACAGCACGCACTGGGAGGTTACGAAACCTGGCCCGCGCGGAGCAGCTATCTGGAGATTGACGCGGAAACCAAAATCCGACAGACGGCGCTGGAGCTGCTGCGTCAGCTGCACGATTAA
- a CDS encoding thiazole synthase, protein MATIGDTESALVLGTHHLNSRLIVGTGKYSTYELMQESLEVSGAEVITVAVRRERLIDADGRNILDFIDLDKYTILPNTAGCFTAEDAVRVARMGREILRGLENPGADWVKIEVLGDTKTLLPDPVATLEATKQLVDEGFSVLCYSTDDPITAKRLKDAGATSVMPAGSPIGSGQGILNPNNIRICLEYLKEDDPDYPVIVDAGVGTASDVTIAMELGCDGVLLNTGIAGAQDPVRMARAMKAGIEAGRDAYLAGRIPRKLYATASSPETGIIAPKS, encoded by the coding sequence ATGGCAACAATTGGCGATACAGAATCGGCCCTGGTCCTGGGCACACATCATCTGAACTCCCGTCTGATCGTGGGTACGGGCAAATACTCGACTTACGAACTGATGCAGGAGAGCCTGGAAGTCAGTGGTGCGGAAGTGATTACGGTCGCTGTCCGCCGTGAGCGGCTGATCGACGCCGATGGCCGGAACATTCTGGACTTCATCGATCTCGACAAATACACGATTCTGCCCAATACCGCTGGTTGCTTTACCGCCGAGGATGCCGTCCGTGTCGCCCGCATGGGGCGTGAAATTCTGCGGGGCCTGGAAAACCCGGGCGCCGACTGGGTCAAAATCGAAGTGTTGGGCGATACGAAAACCCTGCTTCCCGATCCGGTCGCCACGCTGGAAGCGACGAAGCAACTGGTCGACGAAGGCTTTTCGGTGCTCTGCTATTCGACCGATGATCCCATTACCGCGAAGCGGCTGAAAGACGCGGGTGCCACTTCGGTGATGCCTGCGGGCAGCCCGATCGGCAGCGGCCAGGGTATTCTGAACCCGAACAATATCCGCATCTGTCTGGAATACCTCAAAGAGGACGATCCCGACTACCCGGTGATTGTCGATGCCGGCGTGGGGACTGCAAGCGACGTGACGATTGCGATGGAACTGGGTTGCGACGGCGTGCTGCTCAACACGGGCATCGCCGGCGCGCAGGATCCCGTGCGGATGGCCCGGGCCATGAAAGCGGGCATCGAAGCTGGCCGCGACGCTTACCTGGCGGGACGCATTCCCCGCAAGCTGTACGCCACGGCCTCGAGTCCGGAAACCGGCATCATCGCTCCGAAGTCTTAA
- a CDS encoding ClpP family protease, with translation MSSQFEDYLETMTKRRRLRTVSNLKSYPEKAHSFRSPASQDKEPDWEISLSGDLGDKESDLVSRLVDVPRGSRGTIYFDSPGGSVYAGLTLASLIRLRQLNVAGVALGECSSAAILPFAACKHRYVTTYTTLLFHPIRWQSEDEVRLEEAAEWARHFKVLETDFDRLQAQLFGCRQSVLDRWTRPGRFVSGQELADAGLAQLIDPFSSEDQWKVIEAR, from the coding sequence ATGAGTTCTCAGTTTGAAGACTATCTGGAAACAATGACGAAACGAAGACGGCTGCGTACGGTATCCAACCTGAAATCCTATCCCGAGAAAGCACACTCCTTTCGCAGTCCTGCGTCTCAGGATAAAGAGCCGGACTGGGAAATTTCGCTCTCGGGGGATCTGGGAGATAAAGAATCCGATCTGGTTTCCAGGCTGGTAGACGTCCCGCGCGGCAGCCGGGGTACCATCTACTTCGATTCCCCCGGCGGATCAGTTTACGCCGGCCTGACACTGGCCAGCCTGATCCGTCTGAGGCAGTTGAACGTAGCCGGCGTGGCGCTGGGTGAATGTTCCTCCGCCGCCATACTCCCGTTTGCCGCCTGTAAGCACCGTTACGTTACCACTTACACAACACTGCTGTTTCATCCGATCCGCTGGCAGAGTGAAGACGAAGTCCGGCTGGAAGAAGCCGCAGAATGGGCACGACATTTTAAAGTACTGGAAACCGATTTTGATCGTCTCCAGGCACAGCTGTTTGGCTGCCGACAGAGCGTACTCGATCGCTGGACACGCCCCGGACGTTTTGTCTCCGGGCAGGAACTGGCCGATGCCGGACTGGCACAACTCATCGACCCTTTCTCCTCAGAAGACCAGTGGAAGGTGATCGAGGCAAGATAG
- a CDS encoding glycoside hydrolase family 88 protein, which produces MNAHLLPLCFTLLTLISLPVSVVSAADEKAEQPTVDFKGKVAQRLDSLKKQPALIQSALGVTRKETPIPCVFSADDLNFHTGKTRILLIGGLDGSQASVDAVIDAVNWFYGSKEAAPLREQFSLSAAPIANPDGWVLNEGPKNGSGGNPTTGYPPQGPAYHDPTKPEVQYLWRWIGMHAPDLVLDVREGKQFQWVVPVDSLPATRALGKELQPQIKPVFGWELVSSLAIKSPSNIGRIPALALEVPSKEAPAFLPALLSRIEKSGFHGPSPARLELMRRQQRTPIQVATQLSKVYGNDLGRLSYLPVLSLISQIRLGELTDDHSRLPHVEKITQEYLKKNPEPLSNKGGGSVIAGHLLFSELMKATGDRNYLKYAQQAADLGFDEQGKMKESMPHHVEMSDAVFMSCPILAAVGRLTGESKYYDMAMQHWRFIQKLDQRPDGIYRNSPLSDAAWGRGNGFPALGLALVLSELPVHSPLREQFVAGHRQHLEALSKHQDPTGMWHQVIDHPESYREMTSTCMITFAMIRGVREGWLDAKVYTPIIEKAWEGIKTRVAFDGTLVDVCTGTGKQTSVRGYLDRMAILGPDARGGAMAFIVSNEMAQWLNERANAAQQLD; this is translated from the coding sequence ATGAACGCGCATCTGTTGCCCCTGTGTTTCACTCTACTGACTCTGATTTCCCTGCCCGTCTCGGTGGTCTCCGCGGCCGATGAGAAAGCGGAACAGCCGACCGTCGATTTCAAAGGGAAAGTCGCCCAGCGACTGGATTCCCTGAAAAAACAACCGGCGCTGATTCAATCGGCACTGGGAGTCACTCGCAAAGAGACGCCTATTCCGTGCGTGTTCTCCGCCGACGATCTGAACTTTCACACGGGCAAAACACGCATCCTGTTGATCGGGGGGCTGGACGGTTCGCAGGCGTCGGTCGATGCCGTCATTGATGCCGTCAACTGGTTTTATGGATCGAAAGAGGCGGCGCCGCTGCGGGAACAGTTCTCGCTCTCCGCGGCTCCGATTGCGAACCCGGACGGCTGGGTACTAAACGAGGGTCCCAAGAATGGTTCCGGCGGGAACCCGACCACTGGCTATCCGCCTCAGGGTCCTGCTTACCACGACCCGACGAAGCCGGAAGTGCAATACCTGTGGCGGTGGATCGGCATGCATGCCCCCGATCTGGTTCTGGATGTGCGTGAAGGGAAGCAGTTTCAGTGGGTGGTTCCAGTCGACAGTCTGCCCGCGACCAGGGCACTGGGAAAAGAATTGCAGCCACAGATCAAGCCGGTGTTCGGCTGGGAGCTGGTATCCAGTCTGGCGATTAAATCTCCGTCGAATATCGGGCGCATTCCCGCTCTGGCGCTGGAAGTCCCCTCTAAAGAGGCGCCCGCCTTCCTGCCCGCATTACTGTCGAGGATCGAAAAGAGCGGCTTTCACGGCCCGTCCCCTGCCCGGCTGGAGTTGATGCGACGCCAGCAGCGGACGCCGATTCAGGTTGCGACGCAACTGTCGAAAGTCTATGGCAATGACCTGGGGCGGCTCTCGTACCTTCCCGTCTTGTCACTGATCAGCCAGATTCGCCTGGGCGAACTGACGGACGATCACAGTCGACTGCCGCACGTGGAGAAGATCACACAGGAGTATCTGAAAAAGAATCCGGAACCGCTCAGCAACAAAGGGGGCGGCTCCGTGATTGCCGGCCACCTGCTGTTCTCCGAACTGATGAAGGCGACCGGAGACCGGAATTATCTTAAGTACGCCCAACAGGCGGCCGACCTGGGCTTTGATGAACAGGGGAAAATGAAAGAATCGATGCCGCACCATGTGGAGATGAGCGATGCGGTCTTCATGTCCTGTCCGATTCTGGCAGCAGTGGGCCGGCTGACCGGGGAATCCAAATACTACGACATGGCCATGCAGCACTGGCGGTTCATTCAGAAGCTGGACCAGCGTCCGGACGGCATTTACCGCAACTCGCCACTCAGCGACGCCGCCTGGGGACGCGGGAATGGTTTCCCCGCACTGGGACTGGCACTGGTTCTCAGCGAACTACCCGTTCACTCACCCTTGCGGGAGCAGTTCGTGGCCGGACATCGTCAGCACCTGGAGGCACTCAGCAAACATCAGGATCCGACCGGCATGTGGCACCAGGTGATCGATCATCCGGAAAGCTATCGCGAGATGACTTCGACCTGCATGATCACCTTCGCCATGATCCGGGGCGTGCGGGAAGGCTGGCTGGATGCGAAAGTCTATACGCCGATCATCGAGAAGGCCTGGGAAGGGATCAAGACCCGGGTCGCCTTTGACGGAACCCTGGTCGATGTCTGTACCGGAACCGGGAAGCAGACCAGCGTCCGCGGTTACCTGGACCGTATGGCGATTCTGGGCCCCGATGCCCGCGGCGGTGCAATGGCGTTCATCGTCTCCAACGAGATGGCGCAGTGGCTCAACGAACGCGCCAACGCTGCTCAGCAGTTGGATTAA
- the thiS gene encoding sulfur carrier protein ThiS, whose translation MHIQVNGETREVPDRFTVAELLVQLELQPRYLAVERNLILIPREEHANCQLEEGDRLEIVTLVGGG comes from the coding sequence GTGCACATTCAGGTAAACGGTGAAACCCGCGAGGTTCCCGATCGTTTCACAGTGGCCGAACTGCTGGTCCAGCTGGAGCTGCAGCCCCGCTATCTGGCTGTGGAACGCAACCTGATCCTGATTCCCCGTGAGGAACACGCGAACTGTCAGCTGGAAGAGGGAGATCGTCTGGAAATCGTAACGCTGGTAGGCGGTGGGTAA